The following proteins come from a genomic window of Campylobacter sp. RM16189:
- the rpsD gene encoding 30S ribosomal protein S4 has translation MARYRGPVEKLERRLGVSLALKGERRLAGKSAVEKRPYAPGQHGQRRAKISEYGLQLREKQKAKFMYGISEKQFRKLFQEAARREGNTGALLVQLLEQRLDNVVYRMGFATTRRFARQLVTHGHILVNGKKVNIPSYRVDAGSKIEVVEKSKNNPQIVRAIDLTAQTGIVSWVDVEKDKKFGIFTRTPEREEVIIPVEERFIVELYSK, from the coding sequence ATGGCAAGATATAGAGGGCCTGTTGAAAAATTAGAAAGACGTCTTGGTGTAAGCTTAGCACTTAAGGGAGAGAGAAGATTGGCTGGTAAATCAGCTGTTGAAAAACGCCCTTATGCTCCTGGACAACACGGACAAAGAAGAGCAAAGATTAGCGAATACGGACTTCAATTAAGAGAGAAACAAAAAGCTAAATTTATGTACGGAATTTCTGAAAAGCAATTTAGAAAGCTATTCCAAGAAGCAGCTAGAAGAGAAGGCAACACAGGTGCGCTTTTAGTTCAACTTCTTGAGCAAAGACTTGACAACGTAGTTTACAGAATGGGCTTTGCTACAACTCGTAGATTTGCTCGTCAGCTTGTAACTCATGGACATATTTTAGTAAATGGAAAGAAGGTTAATATCCCTTCGTATAGAGTTGATGCCGGTTCAAAAATCGAAGTAGTTGAGAAATCAAAAAACAATCCACAAATAGTACGTGCGATTGATCTTACAGCACAAACAGGAATCGTTTCTTGGGTTGATGTTGAAAAAGATAAGAAATTTGGAATTTTTACAAGAACACCAGAAAGAGAAGAGGTTATCATTCCTGTTGAGGAAAGATTCATAGTAGAGCTTTATTCGAAATAA
- a CDS encoding DNA-directed RNA polymerase subunit alpha, with product MKKITTSAYMPTEISVESISENVARITAYPFETGYAVTLAHPLRRLLYSSTVGFAPTGVKIEGVTHEFDSMRGMLEDVAQFIINLKNLRFKLKNDSEKEIVEYCFKGPKEISGRDLGNDLVEIVNPDAYLATINEDAELKFSIIIQKGIGYVPSEEIREEMEDDYIALDAFFTPVKKAVYELQNVLVEDNPDYEKIVFTVTTDGQVGAIEAFKHAIEAMYHQMSVFKGVLDIDISAQTSGAMASGEHTKLLQSVEELNLSARSFNCLDRADVRFIGELALMDENELRDLKNLGKKSLEEIKAVMEEIGYPIGGNALGNSKDQLKKKIAELKTQTSPKE from the coding sequence ATGAAAAAGATTACTACATCAGCCTATATGCCTACTGAGATCTCAGTAGAGAGTATAAGCGAAAATGTTGCTAGAATAACAGCCTATCCTTTTGAGACAGGTTATGCGGTGACTTTAGCTCACCCTCTTCGCCGCCTTCTTTACAGCAGCACCGTAGGATTTGCTCCTACTGGTGTTAAGATAGAGGGCGTTACACACGAGTTTGACTCTATGCGTGGTATGCTTGAAGATGTTGCTCAATTTATTATAAATTTGAAAAATTTGCGCTTCAAGCTTAAAAACGACTCTGAAAAAGAGATTGTAGAGTATTGCTTTAAGGGACCAAAAGAGATAAGCGGTAGAGATCTTGGTAATGATTTGGTAGAGATCGTAAATCCTGATGCTTATTTGGCTACTATAAACGAAGATGCAGAGCTTAAATTTTCGATAATTATACAAAAGGGTATAGGATATGTTCCAAGTGAAGAGATTCGTGAAGAGATGGAAGATGACTATATAGCTCTTGATGCCTTCTTTACACCGGTAAAAAAAGCTGTATATGAGCTTCAAAATGTTTTGGTTGAGGATAATCCTGACTACGAAAAGATAGTTTTTACAGTTACTACGGATGGTCAGGTGGGTGCAATCGAAGCATTTAAGCATGCTATTGAGGCTATGTATCACCAAATGTCTGTGTTTAAGGGTGTTTTAGATATAGATATCTCTGCACAGACAAGCGGCGCTATGGCTTCAGGTGAGCATACTAAACTTCTTCAAAGTGTTGAAGAGCTAAATTTAAGCGCTAGAAGCTTTAACTGCCTTGATAGAGCAGATGTTAGATTTATCGGCGAGCTTGCTTTAATGGACGAAAATGAGCTTAGAGATCTTAAAAATCTAGGTAAAAAATCTCTTGAAGAGATAAAAGCCGTTATGGAAGAGATCGGATATCCTATCGGAGGCAATGCTTTAGGCAACAGTAAAGATCAGCTCAAAAAGAAAATAGCTGAGCTGAAAACACAAACTAGCCCAAAAGAATAA